Proteins from one Nicotiana tabacum cultivar K326 chromosome 23, ASM71507v2, whole genome shotgun sequence genomic window:
- the LOC142177291 gene encoding uncharacterized protein LOC142177291 — protein MCDASDYVVGVVLGQRKRKVLYPIYYASRTLSGTQLNYTVTKKEMLAVVFAFDKFRYLIEKKKSKPHLIRWVLLLQEFDLEICDRKGTENQVDDHLPRLEGAEKKVEVEEIVETFPNEPLLATSLEVVPWFGPPRAIISDGGTHFYNRAFAKLLEKYGVRHKVAGTSRVIELHEIDEFHYHAFESTRLYKERIKMMHDKNMLERKFKYGDIVLLYNSRLKLFSGKLKSRWSGPFRVVEMHPTKAVEIASEDGSRKF, from the exons atgtgtgatgcaagcgacTATGTTGTGGGAGTAGTTCTTGGGCAGCGAAAACGTAAAGTCCTGTATCCAATCTACTATGCAAGTAGGACATTGAGTGGTACCCAACTAAATTACACAGTGACCAAAAAGGAGATGCTAGCAGTGGTGTTTGCAtttgacaaattcag GTACCTAATTGAGAAGAAGAAGTCAAAGCCACACCTGATTCGATGGGTGCTACTGCtgcaagaatttgatttggaaatCTGTGACCGAAAGGGAACGGAAAACCAAGTAGATGATCACTTGCCTAGGCTGGAAGGAGCAGAAAAGAAGGTTGAGGTGGAAGAGATTGTGGAGACTTTCCCGAATGAACCACTATTGGCCACAAGCCTTGAGGTAGTGCCATG GTTTGGCCCTCCAAGGGCAATAATCAGTgatggaggcactcacttctaCAACCGAGCCTTCGCAAAGTTGTTAGAAAAATATGGTGTTCGCCACAAG GTTGCGGGTACAAGCAGAGTCATAGAGTTGCATGAGATTGATGAGTTCCATTACCATGCTTTTGAGAGTACAAGGCTATATAAGGAGAGAATAAAGATGATGCATGACAAAAATATGCTTGAGCGAAAATTTAAATATGGAGACATTGTATTACTATACAATTCGAGATTGAAGTTGTTTtcgggcaagttgaagtcaagaTGGTCAGGACCATTTCGTGTGGTAGAGATGCATCCTACCAAAGCCGTAGAAATTGCATCAGAAGATGGCTCCCGCAAGTTCTAA